A genomic window from Salvia miltiorrhiza cultivar Shanhuang (shh) chromosome 5, IMPLAD_Smil_shh, whole genome shotgun sequence includes:
- the LOC130986623 gene encoding V-type proton ATPase 16 kDa proteolipid subunit: MSSTFSGDETAPFFGFLGAAAALVFSCMGAAYGTAKSGVGVASMGVMRPELVMKSIVPVVMAGVLGIYGLIIAVIISTGINPKAKSYYLFDGYAHLSSGLACGLAGLAAGMAIGIVGDAGVRANAQQPKLFVGMILILIFAEALALYGLIVGIILSSRAGQSRAD; this comes from the exons ATGTCGTCTACCTTCAGCGGCGATGAAACGGCACCGTTCTTCGGCTTTctcggcgccgccgccgctctaGTCTTCTCCT GTATGGGAGCGGCGTACGGCACCGCCAAGAGCGGCGTCGGAGTGGCGTCGATGGGCGTGATGAGGCCGGAGCTGGTGATGAAGTCTATTGTTCCGGTGGTCATGGCTGGTGTTTTGGGTATTTACGGTTTGATTATTGCTGTGATTATTAGCACCGGTATTAACCCTAAGGCCAAGTCTTACTACTTGTTTGATGGCTATGCTCACCTCTCTTCTGGACTTGCTTGTGGTCTCGCCGGCCTCGCCGCCGGTATGGCCATCGGAATCGTTGGTGATGCTGGTGTTAG AGCCAATGCACAACAACCAAAGCTCTTCGTCGGCATGATTCTTATCCTCATTTTTGCTGAAGCCTTGGCTCTCTATGGTCTCATTGTTGGCATCATCCTCTCATCTCGTGCTGGTCAGTCTAGAGCGGATTAG
- the LOC131025630 gene encoding glutathione S-transferase T3-like, translating into MGFAPFSQASNVLATGNVPTPAANANVQEEPEEVKPKAKGTRAAYSSEESELVAILWAEATHNPILGTSQKLLQYWGAIAEKFNALNTSGAPPRKPDHLKSHFARVQKETKFFEGFYNTCKDNWGSGMSDDQIFQQAQTMFEANFKKQFSYVKAWKVLRECQRFTSQAGDVHSAKNSKGSDGGATTTSSEPSVATRPQGQKAAKRDKGKAKKGEGSSGGGSTFSDALEKVAESMREHALKTGEIAENGG; encoded by the exons atggggtttgctccaTTTTCACAAGCCTCCAATGTCTTGGCTACGGGAAATGTTCCCACGCCGGCGGCAAACGCCAACGTCCAAGAAGAGCCGGAGGAGGTGAAGCCGAAAGCCAAGGGCACCCGCGCTGCATATTCTAGCGAGGAGTCCGAGCTCGTGGCAATCCTGTGGGCGGAGGCAACCCACAATCCTATTTTGGGGACCTCCCaaaagttgctccaatattggggagcaatCGCGGAAAAGTTCAACGCGCTCAATACGTCGGGAGCGCCGCCGCGAAAGCCGGATCATCTCAAGTCCCACTTCGCCCGTGTCCAAAAGGAGACGAAATTCTTCGAGGGCTTCTACAACACTTGCAAGGACAATTGGGGGAGTGGTATGAGCGACGATCAAATCTTCCAACAAGCCCAGACGATGTTCGAGGcgaatttcaagaagcaattctcctacgtcaaagcttggaaagtgcttCGTGAATGCCAAAGATTCACGTCGCAAGCCGGGGATGTCCACTCCGCAAAAAATtcgaagggctccgatggtggAGCAACCACTACTTCTTCGGAGCCGAGTGTCGCGACGagaccccaaggccaaaaagcaGCAAAGCGAGACAAGGGCAAGGCGAAGAAGGGAGAAGGGTCTTCGGGAGGAGGTTCGACGTTCTCCGACGCcctcgagaaggtggccgaaagcATGAGGGAGCATGCTCTCAAAACAGGGGAAATCGCCGAG AACGGGGGGTGA